A region of the Perca flavescens isolate YP-PL-M2 chromosome 15, PFLA_1.0, whole genome shotgun sequence genome:
gtgtgtgtgtgtctctctgtgtgtgtgtgtctctgtgtgtgtgtgtgtgtgtgtgtgtgtgtgtgtgtgtgtgtgtgtgtctctctctctgtgtgggtgtctctctgtgtgtgtgtgtgtgtgtgtctctctgtgtgtgtgtctctgtgtgtgtctctctgtgtgtgtgtgtgtgtgtgtgtgtgtgtgtgtgtgtgtgtctctctctgtgtgtgtgtgtgtgtgtgtgtgtgtgtgtgtgtgtgtgtgtgtgtgtgtgtgtgtgtgtgtgtgtgtgtgtgtgtgtgtgtgtgtgtgtcccagcagGATCCTGACCCCCCCCAGTCAGGATCATGCAAATAACTTGCAGTACCATGCAAGTTATTTTAATTGATattttgtaatatttcaatctgcatgtgctaaaaaggcacataagttcctgtagatggcaacaaacattctcctttttttgccaaataaatgaaaagcatgttgaaatcatcaatgtcttccctcttgctgtatgACAATCTCAGCTAGCTTTCCTCCGAGATGTCCCAATAATGGACTTAAAGTCATctcaaattcagtttgtgcatgattacatgatagaactatataattatttaatactgtatcctacattgtggataattgagatatatatatatatatatatatatatatatatatatatatatatgctgaagtatatttctggaatgttaaagattaaaagaaaaaataacaagaatcgtacagaaccgaaaaccgtgaccctaaaaccgcgatacgaaccgaaccgtgggtttttgtgaaccgtaccacccctaccgTGCAGTTTATTAAAACTGCTGTACCATCCAGTTTATTAAAGCTGCTGTACCATCCAGtttattaaagctgcagtaccatccagtttattaaagctgcagtaccatccagtttattaaagctgcagtaccatccagtttattaaagctgcagtacCATGCAGTTTATTAAAGCTGTAGTACCATGCAGTTTATTAAAGCTGTAGTACCATGCAGTTTATTAAAGCTGTAGTACCATGCAGTTTATTACCACTTCTACCACCGTCGTagacacagtcctgtccaacttctctCTAGGGACAGGTTGCTcagctgtttgtatgcacacaaacaaacagcctAATGGGTTGTTATCTACTGGTAATGCTAACGGTGGCTAACCCATCTAGAGCAAATAACCCCACAATGAGAAACCGGTCTTAAATTGAACGCAGGAAACTCAGGTGGTGTTTAGGTACTGCGGTCCGTCGTCGCTGAGTGAAAAGCTCTTTGTTTAGAGGTGAAGCTGAGAGATTATCGCCTCGACAGACGGACGGCCGAGGCAGCATCGCTGCTTCCAGGCGCTCTGCACGGCTTCTTAACAACTCTTATTTTGTTGCTGTTGCCGTTTTTAATGGCGTCttgttgtctttgtgtctgtatggTTGAACTTTAAACTCGCCGTTTCCGGTCGCTCGGTCGCGTCGTCCTTAGAAATAAAACTGCCGTAGAGCTTTTTGAAACGTGCCAACGTTTGGACATAAGGAGGACTAACTTTTCTTGCAGTGTGTCTTTTCAACAGCGTTGTCTCAAATGGCACACGGCCGTTATGTATTGCCAGGAAATGACTCTTCTTCTGTTCAACAGTGAACTGCAGCCGGGCCGAGCGTCACCGCCACACGCCGTCACCCGACAAAACATACAGCGGCTTGTTTTCTCGCCAACTTCACTCGTATTTAatacaacgtgtgtgtgtgtattacattTGTCTACTCACGTGTTCAGCGTGAACACACTTTTTCCTACAAAACCGCACGCGCAAGTACAGACGTGCAGGATTTGAAACACAGCATTGTTGTTGTAACAACGTCAATTAGATTTGTTATgaccttagaattttttcccaCCCGAACCCAACCCTACACTTGCAGTgtgcgcgctacgctggtcgccgtAATGACAGCGCTGATGATTACAGGAAGGTGAAGATTCGGGTGCGTCCCTAGTGTTCAcccaagaggaggaggtggcgATTTGGTGGGCGTGTCTGTATTTACCCAGTTTGCAGACGAGGTGCACGGTCCCGTTGTTGCTGCAGAAGGACGGGTCCAGGTTGACGAGGAACTTGACGTCGAGGCGAGCCACCTCTCCCTGCAGGATGTTGGGGATGGTCTGCCGCTCGTCCTCCTCatgcttcctcttcctcccggAGATGTTGGGACCGCTAGAGGCCACGGGAACACAACATCAGGACTttaacctcacacacacacacacacacacacgcagaatcatttatttaaaagctGATTTTTCTTTATATGACTGTTCCGACGTTGTGTGGCCTCATCGTAATAATATTCATACATTCATAACAATATAGTGAGACTTACGTACGGCTCTGTAGTGCCTGCAACGCCTTTTATAAAGCTGCGGGATAGCTAGCTGGGAGAAATTGGTGCGGCATGGGATTTGGAACAGTTTGTCTCGTTCATTCAGAAGCTTcttgaagcttttttttaatccactgTGTGGATGGGCATCATATTTTTGGCCAAATAATATGTTAAAGCACTGGTGATTTCGGTACGTCTCGTCAGGTTCTTGTCGTACTTTGTGCCACTGGCAAAAGCACTCACTAGCGAGGCTCGTTTCACTAGCGCTGGCGTATTAACTGCTACGGGTGGTTTTTTTGGGGATAGTATAACGCATTccattttgttgtctctatctatttcttcacttacactgtcactctgtcgaaatatgcacacacgtcacgtggtacgctccgtagggtttgtcacgtagtgcacgtggcacggtaactggccaatgaaacgtGATCATTACAGCGTTAATTAAGCCAcgcagccaacggacgggacgcagcgcaaaataaactaaacactttcgatataatattgtgCCACGTATATCGCGCTGACGATATTAAGTTGATATAGCATGCACCCGTAGCAGACATTGTGCAGATGTTGAGACGTACGTGATGGGCGGCCCGTGGATAGCGGTCATGGCGGGGGCGAAGGTCCGGTGCAGAGAGTGGTTGAAGACGGGCGAGCGGATGTTGGCCATGACGGTGTCCAGCAGCGACTGACAGAAGTACTGCTGTTTGGTGGgcactgggggggggggtcggctggaaccacacacacacacacacacacacacacacacacacacacacacacacacacacacacacacacaaaactgtttATTCAAACTTCAAACCTTTATTCAAACAAATTAAGTTATTCTTTTTTATAATTAGAAGTTCTCACCACGGCCATGTCGTTCTTCAGCTTCTCTAAAGCAATTTCACACTTCTGCAGCGTCTTCAGAGgacacctgcagacagacagacagacagacagacagacagacagacagacactctcaTGGTTCAGCCATTGATTGATGACAGTGTGTTATGTAGAAGGGTTCCGAGAGCAGCGGTTACCTGGTGTTTGGATCAGTCAGGATGTTTAACAGACTCTTCATCTTACTCAgatctttctttctgtctgtcaacagaaacaacaacatTGATTTTAAATGATTATCCCATCGTCACAATGGGCAACAAGTAATCTCAACGGACATCGGGCGATTCCTCCTGACCACTGACCTTCATTTTTGTCGATCTTGTTGATCATCCGGCGCAGAGGCTCAATGTATTTAGACAACTGTTTGAGTTTCTCCATGTACTGCTGGTCCTCCAGAGACGTGGCCCCTGCCGGACTCATCACTGAGCTGGGGTTACCTGgagacgggggggggggggcaagttaaagctatagtgcgtagtttccgTCTCccacatgaggaattctaagtaatgacaacaaaactgtcggcgcgtccacatgctACAATGTTTtcatactttaactacattttcctgattatacttaaagacttactgtcacagagtatttctacagtgtggtattagtactttgcACTGACCTGGAGTATTGAGCGGTCCAGGAGACGGCACCCCGTAGTTCTGGGGGGTCCTGGCGGTGGCGGGGCTCTGTGAGGGCTGAGGGGAGGGGCTGGGCTGGAAACCCCCCGGAGACGGAGTGGGACCAGAGCTGGAGACAGGaagtacattttttataaaCCAGCTTCCACAGTCACACTTTCACACGATGGAGGTGGCGCAGGTctgccttggaccagctcttagttagtctgttatagttttagactgccgggggacttcctttgacacactgagctcctctctcctctttcttctctggggagcttattccccggagtccttatgctTTCTCACCCAGCAGTTTTccctagagatggcccgataccattttttgcttcccgattccgatacctgaacttgcgtatcggccaatacgTACGCCCtcgtcctgcagtgccctgctacgccattaattactacaactactatttctagtcatagttccagtatttttattgtgactattatcgccactgttaatcacacccccaaccgggaccgtcagacaccgcctaccaagagcctgggtctgtcccaggtttctccctaaaaggagtttttcctcgccactgtcgcaccaaatgcttgctcttgggggaattactggaatttttgggtctttgtaaattatggagtggtctacagggctccagactaacttttttcactaggagtacagtggccccctactgaaaattttaggggcgcaaccagaacatttaggggcacacaccgtaaatcaacatgctaaccaaatattcacatttctactaatttccactgtattactaataaatactttgataatagatgcagaaattaaaaTGCGccgtttcaaattcagtgtcacttttgaagatgcaacacagaaggcaccattgctgtcatgacagtaaacaaaatatttaaaatatataccaaCTCTGGTCTACAACTACAACAAATTCACCTTATAATTAAAcatacatgtttaattttattgtttaggctactacccttagggttgggtacctttcgcatcttaACCTGGTACAGATACCTGAAATTATGGTAAATGTTTTCGGtattttccctctgtaattacaaaacaattatttcagttgtaaaaataattccaaacctatttatcctatgtacttagaacattatgttattcTATTAGAATATCttacactctaaagaaattaaacaaaataaaaataaaacacctccctctctcctcccaaaaccatccctacaacctattaaattaaataattattaatttcttactcactgtaacttgtttagcccgttttattttcatcatgaccgttttttaattgctctttaatgtttcatgtaaagctctttgagttgccttgttgctgaaagctgctgtagaaataaagttgccttgccttacagcctcagcctgtcagtcagaccccagggcacagttgcacactgttgagattgctgcttgtctcagaggaagtgtaacgtcaacagcaccgtgactgtttttaatatcataacgcagcaaacgctgtctgtgtgaagtttttaaaaactgtaaccatacttgaaaccactttatcggcatcactcactgtgacttaaaaaaaaacagccaacgTAGTTTGTGCCGAAAgcacctctgcgtgtgtgtgcgagtgtgtgtgtttgtgtcggagcaccgctctctgtcaattttcagagaggacagataagcttgcgcttacgcgctcaggtACCTACGTTTTGACATTTGTGTAAAAAACGGGGGCAAATTtgctggtcgcacatgtgcgactggatgtaaaattcagttgCACTCAATCAAATTTTGGTCACATTTtgcgaccatttggtcgcagtctggagccctggtctagacctactctatctgtaaagtgtcctgagataactcttgttatgatttgatactataaatcaaattgaatAGAAATGGAATTGAAGGCCTTGTTGTACCTGACTGAGTTGGGCTGTGAGGTGGGGGGTTGAGGCGACggctggggaggggggggcatcGGCTGCACAGGTGAAGGCGATGACATTATCTGATGCTGCTGTGCCTGTGGAGGAAAGTGATTGGATGAGAAAAAGAATTAGCCAATCACAGGAGTAGAGATGCAGCTGCTGGAGCAGCACAATGAACTTTGATGAAGTTTGAACAGGAAAAGtctgaagggaaatgtctcagttcaaggtgttttcactgttgattttttttattcaataaatgcaaaaatatttCCAAAAGTCATCGAGTAATCATGttaaaaggggaactatgcagttttctttttagcttaatttaccttaactgaacagctttagAATGgttaaatgactttttttttcccgggttgaatggtggtcgtctcgctaaTTGCCGTAAATTGCTTTACAACACAGCGCACATCcaggaaccggctagctataagaacaaggtagcgaaggagtttttcacactattgtTGCTGAGCCGGACGAAAAAGAAGCAggaagctaggaaagcattgtcggaggaacagagaaagaggaaacggtaGACTGACCGAGAGAGGAGTTAGACAACTAAACacaggagctgccaaatatctattctgaagctgtaggggggctctacaGAGAAACCAGCGAGCAAAAAGCaagaaaacagcaaagaaattgccaaaactgtATAGTGCCCCTTTAATAATCCTGATTTACACCCACCTGCTGGCAGGAACACAGAAGGGGCCTGACTACAGTGATGAAAATGTAGCTGTGATAAGGTTGGGTGTAAAACTCCTTTTGTATGAGAACATGCAACAGATTAGGACACAGACATAAAAAGAGAATCTTCTTGTTGCAGAGGTGGAGAAGATAAATTGAAAATGGTTTGGCGCGTTCGCTCGTGTGTCACTCAAAACGCAAACATTTCCTCTTTGCATACAACGCCGCGGCCTGCTGGTCTGGTGTGCAGGATTTGGTGATCATCGGGGCGGAACGCATCATTCCGTGGGCTGTGCTCCTGTATCGGGCAATGGCACACAACTTGCATCTTACTTTGGATCATCTTTCACTATTTCATAGTGCACCCACGcttcagatttttattttttttttgcaaactccacacagaaaagcCCTGCCCAGACCGGGGATCAAACTCTGTGGTGGGTACTTGCTGTGAGGCGGAAGTGCtgaaccactgagccaccatgTGGACACACGTGTAAAGATCCCACTGTGGCATATTGTTACTCTTTGTGTGACGCAGACAGAAGCAAACCGTGGACATGTCAGggagggtcagaggtcagactAAAGGTCTGTATACCTACAGATCGCAAATATTACACAACGTATTTTTCTGAGCTCACGCGACGCGAATAAAGACATCAACCAATCATGTTGTGTTGTTTACTTATGAGGACTCCTTTCAACCTTGACAAACAGTGTTTGCCAGAGACACTCTCTCCGTTTTCCAGGGGGAATTAACCAGAACGATAACGATGTGAGCATCGGCCCCGCTGAGCGATAACGGTGTGGAATCGGCGACCCCGGCGTGTCACGGCCTTGAGGGAGGAGAAATACCTGCTGGCTCATCTGCTGTGCTCCCACACCGGTGGCGGcggcagcagcggcggcggcggcggctgcGGCGGCAGCTGCTGCGGCGGCCGCGGCAGCGTTtggaggagggatggagggattcAGGGCTCGAGGCATCCGGGGAGGAATCGGCATCCCGGGACGCACCAACTTcagaggacaggacaggacaggtgagCAGAGAGGAGGCACACATCCCAAAACTAAAAAAGGTCTTCACAGGTCCAAAAACCCATGCCCGAAACCCCAAAAAGACCCAGAAATGTACTAGCTGAAAACAAGGGCCGTCTAATATTTGATGGCTGGACCCGGTTCGTGAGAAACAGACAAGTGTTGGACCCGAACTAGCCAAACCCGACCGCAACCAATTTCACAGCTGATTGCCATTAAACATAATTAATCAGCTATTCAAATATGAATGGAGGGTATCAGATGggggtctaatttgtgtcatttTAGGGCTCCTTCACATGAAAAAGCTTGGGAAACACTGCTCTAAAAGATTCACCATGGCTGATTTCAACAGCTGGATGAACGGCATCAATTTCATAGTTCTtttaatatatttgagttgACTGAGATGTTAGATCAGAGTTAGGCTTAGAATGGAGAATGTAAGAGCTACTTTATGACCACACTGGTGTTTGCTTTGCCTGGTGAGATTTGAGTCACAGTTGTTGCACGTGGAGCTGGAGGCGGCTGCCGTCTCACCTGTCCAGTAACGCCGGCTGCGGCAGCCGCGTTGAGCTGCGCCTGAGCTGCGGCTTGCTGCGCTGCTTGCTGGGCCTGCTGGGCCTGCTGGGCCTGCTGGGCCTGCTGGGCCTGCTGGGCCTGCTGGGCCTGCTGGGCCTGCTGGGCCTGCtgggcctgctgctgctgctgcagagcacgggcctgctttcacacagacacacgcacacacaaagacacagacacacacacacacagaggcatacacacacacagcaaagcaTGCAAGCAGATGAGGGGTAAGTGTCAACTGGAACCCAGCGGTGGGATTTTTCAGCTGCAGTGCGACCAAAACAGATTTAGCGATCTGGTTCTTGTCGAATCAAACTTCAGAAGAAACCAAGGACGATGGCTGTTCTCAACTAAAGGGTTAGCCGGTACCGGGATCACTCGTTGCCTTGCATACGCAAGGATCCCAGCCCTCTCGGGATTGGACCCCTAATAAGATCAGGGATTTATTATGGAGCGACGACAGAAAAGTGGAACTGTTACTGACAGATATGTAGGCCTACCTAACCGATAACACCGACCGACCGTCCGGACTACAAAGCATCCCCACGGCCTTCACACCCAAACTGGGGACGCAGCGTTTCCAAATGTTTCCGTTTTAAGGGGCTCAGAAACGTTACAGTAGCGACGACGCGAGGTGCAAAGGTAGCAcaagaaaacatttgttttataaacCAGAAAGGTAGCAGACTAAACGTGTCCTCACCTGGAAGGCCTGGATCTTGagctggtgctgctgctgactGAGTGAGTTGATGGGGACATGCTGAGCGGACGCCATCTGCCCCGCCAGAGACTGGGGCACCATGccgggctgctgctgctgctgctgctgagggtGGGGAGGCATCTGACCCGGCTGGGGCTGAACCTGGGCCtgaacctgctgctgctgaaccATGTGCTGAATGGACTGGGCTTGAGCCTGAGCCTGAGCCTgagcatgctgctgctgctgctgctgctgctgtagctgcagcatctgctgctgctgctgctgctgctgaatccTCGTCTGATGCATCTGCAGACGCAGCCAACAAACAGTGTGGGAAGGTAACGTGTTAGGTCATTGAATGTCTTCATCATTAGCCAGAGAAAACTAGCACCAcagggctctagagtgcgacCAAAATGAGCAAGGGTGCAACTAAGAGgtttcctaggtcgcaccggtgcacctaacgtcctcgcatccACTGCCTCTCCACGAACAAAGTGATGTCGTTTATatggatatggtttaatgttgcgttacatgacccattacttctggaaagccgtgcctgtgtttggatctcaaAAAACTGGAATctggaaacctgtattattaacacagctgtatattgttgagtatgagaggaaacctgtattattaacacagctgtatattgttgagtatgagaggaaacctgtattattaacacagctgtatattgttaagtatgagaggaaacctgtattattaacacagctgtttaTTGTtgagtatgagaggaaacctgtattattaacacagctgtatattgttaagtatgagaggaaacctgtattattaacacagctgtatattgttgagtatgagaggaaacctgtattattaacacagctgtatattgttgagtatgagaggaaacctgtattattaacacagctgtttaTTGTtgagtatgagaggaaacctgtattattaacacagctgtatattgttaagtatgagaggaaacctgtattattaacacagctgtatattgttgagtatgagaggaaacctgtattattaacacagctgtatattgttgagtatgagaggaaacctgtattattaacacagctgtatattgttgagtatgagaggaaacctgtattattaacacagctgtatattgttgagtatgagaggaaacctgtattattaacacagctgtttattgttgagtttttttttttttttaaagatttcagcctttttgataggacagttgaagacatgaaaggggagacagagagagggggggggggtgacatccaggaaagggccgcaggtcggagtcgaacttgaccggaattggccgatttGCACGTGATTGGCCATGACCGGCAACCTGCCGGTCAGTccgacatatgccgattttatgaCGGTTCACTCGGGCGCCGCATGATTAACATCGCGCAACATCAGCACCACACGTGCACATGCGGGGTTTCCGCTATATGAATGTAGCAGCGGCGCACTGCCACTCAATCAGcggtttatgaaatgtcataaagttGTAATTATAcacggctctgcagagccgtTTTACGCTACTGATCtcagccgctctctctctctctctctctctctctctctctctctctctctctctctctctctctctctctctctctctctctctctctctctctctctctctctctctctctctcctctgaggCTGAAAAACTGGAACACGAAAACCGCACTAACGGGTCccatgaaatatgacagctgCAGTTCATCGGAAAATAGTGTTGGGCACCCTGACTTTGATGAAATTAATGTTTATCAGACCcaagatgagacaagaagctaacgttagcgaacgctgTGGTCCCTCTGACTCTGATGCCCCGCTGgctgctgtgttaaaaaaaaaagacgctgTATTCCTCTACAATGTAACATAACCAATGCAATGATTCACTTTTTGAATGGACTGTGTCCTCTCTGATTAAGTGTAGAAAAATATTGGGCTAATGACAATGTACTGATTATTAGTCTATAACATaactggttgcagttcggtgggttggggatctcatcgctgctctttgcagatgatgtggtcctgatggcatcatcggcctgcgaccttcagcactcactggatcggttcgcagccgagtgtgaagcggttgggatgaggatcagcacctctaaatctgaggccatggttctcagcaggaaaccgatggaatgccttctccaggtagggaatgagtccttaccccaagtgaaggagttcaagtaccttggggtttttgtttgcagtgaggggacaatggagcgggagattggtcagagaatcaagcagcgggtgcggtattacattcaatctatcgcactgccgttgatttaaaagagagctgagccagaaggcaaagctctcgatctaccagtcagttttcattcctaccctcacctatggtcatgaaggctgggtcatgaccgaaagaacgagatccagggtacaagcggccgaaatgggtttcctcaggagggtggctggcgtctcccttagagatagggtgagaagcttagtcatccgtgaggagctcggagtagagccgctgctcctttgcgtcaaaaggagccagttgaggtggttcgggcatctggtaaggatgccccctgggcacctccctagggaggtgttccaggcacgtccagctgggaggaggcctcggggaagacccaggactaggtggagggattatatctccaacctggcctgggaacgcctcgggatcccccagtcggagctggttaatgttgctctggaaagggaagtttggagtcccctgctggaactgctccccccgcgacccgacaccggataagcggacgaagatggatggatggatggataactgGTCTGATTAGCCATTGTTTGTACTAAGTGGCATTTTTTCCTGTTCACAGTCCGTGATGGGAGTGCcactttgtgaatgaatgacgTCATTCAAGAGCCGGACCGGATTGGTCCTGGTCAGTCAACCAAACTATTTAATGCTATGGTTGACgtgaatgtgtgaatttacctgatgaaggtctgagaccgaaacgttgtatttttctaaataaatgattgcttgcgtaatggtcag
Encoded here:
- the LOC114570241 gene encoding LOW QUALITY PROTEIN: mediator of RNA polymerase II transcription subunit 15-like (The sequence of the model RefSeq protein was modified relative to this genomic sequence to represent the inferred CDS: deleted 1 base in 1 codon), coding for MEVPGQDSDWRSPQFRQKVVAQIEEAMRKAGTAHTKSSQDMENHVYVKAKSREEYLSLVARLIIHFRDIHKKALGVQDPMNALTNLTGVGGGPGAIGMGPRPTGAPVGGMGAMGMQIGQHAMAGVAGNPQAIGGPGQMPMQQMVQAQQQSLQFQQFQQQQQQQQNAAMQQQQNAAMQQQQNAMQQQQQQQQNAAMQQQLLRVQQMQQQQQQQQQQQHHQNQQLQQHQNQQQQQQHSQRGIRHMVQQQQVQAQVQPQPGQMPPHPQQQQQQQPGMVPQSLAGQMASAQHVPINSLSQQQHQLKIQAFQQQQQAQQAQQAQQAQQAQQAQQAQQAQQAQQAQQAAQQAAAQAQLNAAAAAGVTGQLVRPGMPIPPRMPRALNPSIPPPNAAAAAAAAAAAAAAAAAAAAATGVGAQQMSQQAQQHQIMSSPSPVQPMPPPPQPSPQPPTSQPNSVSSGPTPSPGGFQPSPSPQPSQSPATARTPQNYGVPSPGPLNTPGNPSSVMSPAGATSLEDQQYMEKLKQLSKYIEPLRRMINKIDKNEDRKKDLSKMKSLLNILTDPNTRCPLKTLQKCEIALEKLKNDMAVSSRPPPPVPTKQQYFCQSLLDTVMANIRSPVFNHSLHRTFAPAMTAIHGPPITGPNISGRKRKHEEDERQTIPNILQGEVARLDVKFLVNLDPSFCSNNGTVHLVCKLDDKNLPSVPPLQLSVPADYPDQSPYWADDGDQYGANSFLQTVHRNMTSKLLQLPDKHSVTELLNTWAQSVRQACLSAA